GCACGTTTGTTTGAATAGTGGCGATCGGATTTCTGAGTTCATGGGAAGCATCCGCGGTAAACTGTTTGAGGCGACTATAGGATTCTCGCACAGGTGCGATCGCCAATCCCGACAGCAACCAACCAATCGCCGCCACGCAAATTAAAGTTAAACTCGCACCCAGTATCAAATCTAAAATTAATTGGCGAATCGGTTTTGTCACTTCAAACCAGGGATGACTGACTCGCAAATATCCCAAAACTTGGCGGCCGATTTCCACTCGCTGCGTCACTTGTCTGACAGAATAGTTTTGATCTGACTGCAACTTATTTTTAATTACCCAAACTGTTTCGCCGGTGCGGTTAGCGTGAATCGGAATATTCAGCGGTTCCGACAAAGTAGACCACAGCAACTCACCCGTAGGACTAAACCATTCTAGATCGATGTGGTCGTCTTCTACGGCATCGCTGCTATCTCTAAAACTGGCTTGAATATTAACTTGCGATTTAGTTTTAGTTCCAGGTTTAGCGGAAGTTAGCGGTTCGATGACGAGAGTTCGCTCAACTATTTCGACAACGTGATTGAGAGTGTCGTCAATGCGATCGATCAATGTATTGCGAACGTAAAAGTAGAAACCCGTGGCAAATACCAGTAACAACACGGCGGTAACAGCAGTGTACCAAATAGCAAGGCGGCGGCGAGTAGTTTGAAACATGGGGAATTTGGTAATTGGTAATTGGTAATTGGTAATATCATGTGCTGTAAACTACCCGCGATCAAAAAGGTTCGTAGTGAGGACTTTAGTCCTTCTAATAGATGCGGACTAAAGTCCTCACTACAAACCAAATTTCAGGTGAGGACTTTAGTCCTTCTAATAGATGCGGACTAAAGTCCTCACTACAAACCAAATTTCAGGTGAGGACTTTAGTCCTTCTCTTCTATATAGATGCGGACTAAAGTCCTCACTACAAACCAAATTTCAGGTGAGGACTTTAGTCCTTCTCTTCTATATAGATGCGGACTAAAGTCCTCACTACAAACCAAATTTCAGGTGAGGACTTTAGTCCTTCTCTTCTATATAGATGCGGACTAAAGTCCTCACTACAAACCAAATTTCAGGTGAGGACTTTAGTCCTTCTATATAGATGCGGACTAAAGTCCTCACTACAAACCAAATTCCATGCTTGATACTTCAGATAGATGTAGAGCTAGCTGTTAGCCTGCTACGCTACTGGCTAAACTTTTTAGGTGAACGCCTGTGAACAGATTTTTATTCCGATTCGCGATCGGCTTATTAATGGCATCTTTGG
This DNA window, taken from Microcoleus sp. bin38.metabat.b11b12b14.051, encodes the following:
- a CDS encoding ATP-binding protein, giving the protein MFQTTRRRLAIWYTAVTAVLLLVFATGFYFYVRNTLIDRIDDTLNHVVEIVERTLVIEPLTSAKPGTKTKSQVNIQASFRDSSDAVEDDHIDLEWFSPTGELLWSTLSEPLNIPIHANRTGETVWVIKNKLQSDQNYSVRQVTQRVEIGRQVLGYLRVSHPWFEVTKPIRQLILDLILGASLTLICVAAIGWLLSGLAIAPVRESYSRLKQFTADASHELRNPIATIQTNVQVALAEPDIEPQQHQQLQVIERLTRRLGRLVDDLLFLARQDSGIVQQQWVDVPLDALLMEVIEEQQAIALTQNLSLALEIVDSSDAENNFTVLGDWDQLARLFTNLVSNAVQYTPSGGEIQVELQLAAKNKRNSAILNPALQIKVTDTGIGIAAEALPNLFDRFYRADPARTHRSAAGSGLGLAIAKAIVENHRGQIRIDSQVDRGTAVTVTLPAHKSAEIRL